aaaaaatacgataaaaatagcaacaaatcAGCCACGGGAAGCCAGACCCGATCCCGGCGATGCAAATTTTCCTCGAGAGGCTCCGTCACCTGCTCCCCCAGTCGCATCACTCGCGCGAAACATTGTGATAAAacgaattaaaaagagagaaaatacgaaaaaaaacaaggatggaCTTCTCACTCGTGGTGGTCGCTTGTTGGAGAGCAAAATGTCTCGATCTCTTGTTCAAATTATGCGAGGATgcttgggtggggaggggagggggtgcttgggtggggaggggaggggatgcttGGGTGccttgggtggggaggggagggggtgtttgggtggggaggggaaggggtaagtgggtgggggggagaagaggggagatggggtgtCTGTGATTGTGAGGTATGAGTGTTAGTGTatgagttatttttttatgtcttgaGGATGAAGAGTTTTGTCGAGTTGTGAgtatgagggattttttttttttttgagggaagtgtttgagtgtgagagggggggggggtcgtctcaTTGATTGAACACGCTATGGAATCGAtcgaactgtaaaaaaaaaaaaaaaaaaacagtaaggatCTAATAAGTAGGGAGAaaggagcagacagacagacagagcgaataAGGACCAAAAAAcggaataagaaataagaagaatgaatCAGTAACGGGCAACTTGAGGGTTGAGCTGaggtgtggggtggggaggagaggggagagaggggggaggggagaggaggacggagtagtggggaggggagaggagggcggagtaagggggagggggtgtccgtGCGTCCGTGTGCGAAGGTGTTGCTCTCCCTCAAGGTGGTAGTGTTGTGTTGACCGCCGCGCTGAGGATACCGGGGGACCTgcactctccgtctctctcgctctcacacacactcgtTCTCTCGGGGGTCCTTGTGCAACGTGCCGGGGCAGTGTCGGTGGGCGTGTTGTGATGTGGCGTGAGGCGTGGGTTTGATGTGCGCGTGTGTTGGGACCTTGGTGACGTCGTGACGTGTGaggtttattgtgttttgtgtgtgtgtgtgaagatgagggaggagaaataAGTGGTTTTGCGTGCTTTCTTCCTTCAGCCAGAGTGCCTGTCGAGTGTGTCTTCCGTGTTTTGTAGAGTAGCATGCGCCTCGATTCGGTCAGCGTTGGCGTGGAGAGAGCATGAGATCCCCGGCCGTCTCGGCAGGAGGCGGAGCGCGGAGCCAGCCACGCAGTGAGGATGGAAGTCCGAGCGAAAATAAAAGCCTGAGGACGGCCCGGGGCGGTGGCAGGGACAACATGAGCAACGTTGTCAAGTGCAATTCACTGCCCTCGCTCTTGGATGACCACGATGCATCACCCGGCGCCCACTTCACGTCGCTCGCGCCCACGTACTGTGCACCAGCTGCAGGTGCCTTGCAACGTTGCAGGGCTCAGCAGAGACACGGCGCGCAGCCCCCTTCGTCGCTGCCGTCGCTCCTCGACGCCCGGGGCGGCGACGGCACGAGCGAATCGCGCGCGGAAGGGAAACGTTTGTTCCGTTCCCGTGGCGGCGGCGGGCGCCCGGGGCCCGAGGCGACCCTCCGCCGCAGCGCCGATAACATCCACGCCGAAGCCACGTACGTCAGGAGCTTTGAAGATTACATCGCGGTGCGGCAGGGCGGTGACAGAGCCGGCCGCGCGGAGATGAACGGCGTCCCGAAGCCCAAGATAAGCGCTAAGCCCCTACCTGCCGCGAAGAGAGGGCCTCCGGTTCCTCCCAAGCCTATTAAGATAACGAGGAAGGGAGACGCTGCGAGAAGTCAGCTCGATCGGAATCAGAAGGATGCCAAAGACGGGGCTTCTGCTCAAAGTGGTGACGCGTCGGGTTCAAACATACACAGTAGACGTGTTCAACAAGGGTGTCCCGATGTTGCAGAGTCACAGGCGAACAGATCGGCCGAGGAAAGCTCAGAATCTGGATCGAATGACGCGAATAGTCGCACTACGGGTCAGACAAGCGAAATGCCGTCGTCTTCAGATTCAAGTTCAACTTCCCCAAACTCGCAGCAGGGACACAAAGCCTCGACAACTTCACCGACTTCGCCAGCATCTCAAGATTCGGGTAAGATCCCCAGCGCCAGCGAAGGCAGAGGCGCGTCGTCGGCCGCCACAACGAGGAAGGATACAATGCCCCCGGCGGCCGCGGTCACGGCTGGCCGCCCGCGAGATCGAGCGTTGTCGCGGCCGAGTCCTACGCGATCTGCCAGCGCCACGGACTTGAGGGCGCAGGACGTGCTCGGCGGAGGCAGGGCGAGCAGACATTCACGGACGTCACAGCATGCCGGGGACTGGCAGTGCGCGCTCGCGGGCGGGAGTGGGGCCGCCAGGACCGAGGGGGAGCGAGGCAGGATATTCGAGAGAGCGGGGAAGCCCATGTCCGTCAGCAACGAAAACGTCAATTCCTTGCAAGTGGGCAAAGACCTGCTGTACAAAAAGTCCTTCGGGATCTCCCTGACGGACATCGTGGGGGAAAAGACCATCTTCCCCCTCGGGATCCCGCAGCCGCTGACGAGCTCGGGCAGCGAGGATTCCCACGGCGGCGGCCTCGGCGACTGGTCCCTGGGCTCGACGGAGTCCCTCAGAGCGAAGGGCGACGGAGGCTCCAGGAGGTCGGCGAGGTCGGGGATTATCACGACGCCCCGGCTGTCCAGGAAGGCCGTCGGTGCGGGCGAGGGCAGGGCGGGCGGGGAGGCCAGGGGGCATAAGAAGAGCAAGATGCACAGGCCCCTCATGCCCATCACGGTGCCCAGGATCAAGAAGGGCACCCGCAGACCGTCCTTCCGGGCCGTACAGGACAGGTAAGGAGTAAAGAATAAAATCCCTCGCCCAGAAACAACAAACTCCTTTATTCTTGTACATAAACTAAAGGTCTTGGCCATTCTGtcgcttcttctcctcccccttcctcttcctcttcgtcttcgtcttcgtcttgcaGCCTTCGTGTCGAGTGGTCATTTATCACAAGCTCAATCGCAAGTTCACGACAACAATGGCGTGGCATTTGTCACTTGTCACCGAGCAACCGGCAGCACACGCATGCTTACtcctgtgtgtgcatttatgcatgtgcacatgtgtgtaaatatgtatgttctgcattcattcatacatatgtaaatgtgtgtgtgtgtgtactatatatgtatatatatatatatatatatatatatatatatatatatatatatatatataatatatatatataatatattatatattatatttatatatatatatatatatttatttatatatatatatatatatatatatatatatatatatatataatatatatattatatatatatatatatatatatatgatatatatatatataattatattattcatatttatatatatattatatatatatatatatatatataaatatatatatatatatatatatatatatatatatatatatatatatatatatatatatgatttattgattattaattgttatttttgtggaTGTACTTGCCAATCAGTGTTGTTTTTTATGGCAGCATATGCTGTTTTCTGTAAGCGATTGCCTCAAATGACTGCATATTAGGTTGCCAATCGCCATAAATCCCGAGGGTAATGATAGCCTGTATGTAAACCAATGGATTACTTCGATCGAGACTTTCTCCCTTACTTTCAGTTGGAGGTTGAAATTAGTCTCGTGATTTCATTTCCCCGGTTATCActaggttttggttttgttgttgttgttgtagtggtggtggtggttgttattgcattgatttttggtttttgatatatttttgttcGTATTTGTATTGCTGTGCTTTGTATTACTGTGTgactgaaagagggagagagagagagagagagagagaggagaagatacgCATACACTATATAAatgcacacgcgcacgtacatgcacacgcacgcacgcacgcacgcacgcacgcacgcgcacacacacacacatacacacacatacacacacatacacacacatacacacacacacacacacacacacacacacacacacacacacacacacacacacgcacacacacacacacgcacatgcacacacacacacacacacacacacacacacacacacacacacacacacacacacacacacacac
This genomic interval from Penaeus monodon isolate SGIC_2016 chromosome 37, NSTDA_Pmon_1, whole genome shotgun sequence contains the following:
- the LOC119596044 gene encoding uncharacterized protein LOC119596044; the encoded protein is MRSPAVSAGGGARSQPRSEDGSPSENKSLRTARGGGRDNMSNVVKCNSLPSLLDDHDASPGAHFTSLAPTYCAPAAGALQRCRAQQRHGAQPPSSLPSLLDARGGDGTSESRAEGKRLFRSRGGGGRPGPEATLRRSADNIHAEATYVRSFEDYIAVRQGGDRAGRAEMNGVPKPKISAKPLPAAKRGPPVPPKPIKITRKGDAARSQLDRNQKDAKDGASAQSGDASGSNIHSRRVQQGCPDVAESQANRSAEESSESGSNDANSRTTGQTSEMPSSSDSSSTSPNSQQGHKASTTSPTSPASQDSGKIPSASEGRGASSAATTRKDTMPPAAAVTAGRPRDRALSRPSPTRSASATDLRAQDVLGGGRASRHSRTSQHAGDWQCALAGGSGAARTEGERGRIFERAGKPMSVSNENVNSLQVGKDLLYKKSFGISLTDIVGEKTIFPLGIPQPLTSSGSEDSHGGGLGDWSLGSTESLRAKGDGGSRRSARSGIITTPRLSRKAVGAGEGRAGGEARGHKKSKMHRPLMPITVPRIKKGTRRPSFRAVQDRLIATLKALPESQAPNTREFPVAAKHSAANTAALNQNNTST